The Haloplanus salinarum genome includes a region encoding these proteins:
- a CDS encoding RAD55 family ATPase: protein MTDLTRTGIEGLDSILSGGIVDNATVLISGNPGTGKSILGLQYIYNGVTKFDEKGIYLSFEENAEDIAQAAESIGFADWRELVEDDQILIYDKQELLRHNDFNSTLDRLLAAFEETEYERLVLDSLTMFELFFEDEQEKRTYLLKFSDILKANGLTSLLIAEQSAVFPEQDIGLENFLTDGNIYLIQTPTESGVNRYIWVAKMRKQDIETDIFPMDIDEGGITVHERAAGFSMMGGGNDSFPGE from the coding sequence ATGACTGACCTGACGCGAACGGGAATCGAGGGGTTGGACTCGATACTGAGCGGCGGCATCGTCGACAACGCGACGGTACTGATCAGCGGGAACCCGGGGACCGGGAAGAGCATCCTCGGGTTGCAGTACATCTACAACGGCGTGACCAAGTTCGACGAGAAGGGGATCTACCTCTCGTTCGAGGAGAACGCCGAGGACATCGCCCAGGCGGCCGAATCCATCGGCTTCGCGGACTGGCGGGAGCTCGTGGAGGACGATCAGATCCTCATCTACGACAAACAGGAGCTGTTGCGACACAACGACTTCAACTCGACGCTCGACCGGTTGTTGGCGGCGTTCGAGGAGACGGAGTACGAACGGCTCGTCCTCGACTCGCTGACGATGTTCGAACTGTTCTTCGAGGACGAACAGGAGAAGCGGACGTACCTGCTGAAGTTCTCGGATATCCTGAAAGCCAACGGGTTGACCTCGCTGCTCATCGCCGAGCAGTCCGCCGTGTTCCCGGAACAGGACATCGGGCTGGAGAACTTCCTAACCGACGGGAACATCTACCTGATCCAGACCCCGACGGAGTCGGGGGTCAACCGGTATATCTGGGTCGCCAAGATGCGAAAACAGGACATCGAGACGGATATCTTCCCGATGGACATCGACGAGGGTGGCATCACCGTCCACGAACGGGCGGCGGGGTTCTCGATGATGGGCGGGGGCAACGATTCGTTCCCGGGCGAGTGA
- a CDS encoding RAD55 family ATPase, which yields MRLSTGVDGFDELVDGGLLRNRLYILSGPPGSGKTTFSSQFVTEGVRAGEKCLYLSMHETEEELVHDMSAYQFGFEKAAHSGKLQFRNVFDSNAKRLLKGPGGNDFSSGVKNMTNRLVSFINSREIDRLVIDSTMILQYFYPDNHEAFVQFLTSLKRVDATTLLISEMTDPTSYADEHYLAHGVIFMHNYLEGGGMHRGVQIVKMRGTSIDSNIHAIEFEDDGLHVRPEQQIQA from the coding sequence ATGAGGCTTTCCACCGGCGTGGACGGTTTCGACGAACTCGTCGACGGGGGACTCCTCCGGAATCGGTTGTACATCCTCAGCGGACCGCCGGGAAGCGGGAAGACGACGTTTTCCTCGCAGTTCGTCACCGAGGGGGTGCGTGCCGGCGAGAAATGTCTCTATCTGAGCATGCACGAGACCGAGGAGGAGTTGGTCCACGACATGAGCGCCTACCAGTTCGGCTTCGAGAAGGCGGCTCACTCGGGCAAACTCCAGTTCCGGAACGTCTTCGACTCCAACGCCAAGCGACTGTTGAAGGGACCGGGCGGCAACGACTTCTCCTCGGGCGTGAAGAACATGACGAACCGGCTCGTCAGCTTCATCAACTCCCGGGAGATCGACCGGCTGGTCATCGACTCGACGATGATCCTGCAGTATTTCTACCCCGACAACCACGAGGCGTTCGTCCAGTTTCTCACGTCGCTGAAGCGCGTCGACGCGACCACCCTGCTCATCTCCGAGATGACCGATCCCACGTCCTACGCCGACGAGCATTACCTCGCCCACGGCGTCATCTTCATGCACAACTACCTGGAGGGCGGGGGAATGCACCGCGGGGTCCAGATCGTCAAGATGCGGGGGACCAGCATCGACAGCAACATCCACGCCATCGAGTTCGAGGACGACGGACTCCACGTCCGTCCGGAACAGCAGATTCAGGCCTGA
- a CDS encoding chemotaxis protein CheW, with amino-acid sequence MSEENGPSAAEVAEAADGADEAELDDRIETSLSELDVAGPSDDDGGTGVESVPSFGDGPDDVETDDGRDEGGTADEETISVLEFVLGDERYCLDISFIEQIVERGTVTRIPNAPPFVEGVIDLRGDITTVIDPKETLAAEEEDDGDLIVVFDSAQMDDEWSVGWAVDGVRRVSTVSLAEVKESPVDEPWINGVVKRDEDGEFVIWTEPGELMRSDA; translated from the coding sequence ATGAGCGAAGAGAACGGCCCCTCGGCGGCCGAAGTCGCCGAGGCGGCGGACGGGGCCGACGAGGCGGAACTCGACGACCGGATCGAAACCTCCCTGAGCGAACTCGACGTGGCCGGGCCCTCGGACGACGACGGGGGCACCGGCGTCGAGTCGGTACCATCGTTCGGCGACGGTCCCGACGACGTCGAAACCGACGACGGCCGGGACGAGGGCGGGACGGCCGACGAGGAGACCATCTCGGTCCTGGAGTTCGTCCTCGGCGACGAGCGGTACTGCCTGGACATCTCATTCATCGAACAGATCGTCGAGCGGGGGACGGTCACACGGATCCCGAACGCACCGCCGTTCGTGGAGGGGGTGATCGACCTGCGTGGCGACATCACGACGGTCATCGATCCCAAGGAGACGCTGGCCGCGGAGGAAGAGGACGACGGCGACCTGATCGTCGTCTTCGACTCGGCGCAGATGGACGACGAGTGGAGCGTCGGGTGGGCGGTCGACGGCGTCCGGCGCGTCTCGACCGTCTCGCTGGCGGAGGTCAAGGAATCGCCGGTCGACGAACCGTGGATCAACGGCGTGGTCAAACGCGACGAGGACGGTGAGTTCGTCATCTGGACGGAGCCGGGCGAACTCATGCGCTCCGACGCCTGA
- a CDS encoding efflux RND transporter permease subunit, translated as MAPSIDDIRVDSQRFVDTLDSWIVDRPGRVILLFLLVSGLFVLGLGGGGTDSGTDQFTEDVPAEQALQAVNDNFERVTFGDDSGTTQLIQSGANVLSKPELLRMLEAQRRLADKPDLNVERTTSVARAVARTLDPSADSIEDEIRAVERSTPGEIDRAVRMTVADDPGLRALLSDDYNARSASASATIGTVSHRLPGGASEGPGTSGSSPLTSIQLRAEYIVSSVGGDITVFGSGITSEELGNVINDSLGLVIPAALALILLFLIVAYRDPVDLLLGLVSLGMAMLWTFGFMGLAGIAFSQLLVAIPPLLLAVGIDFGIHAINRYREEHVGDVSVREAMRIATDQLVVAFFIVTGTTVLGFAANLSSGLSSIRELGIVAAVGIVFTFFVFGVFLPATKVFADRWRERLGVPEFGSAALGSEQSLLGRVLPVGVYIARGAPRLFLVVILVSTAVMGQYGAGVDSRFTEDDFLPPEEPPAYLEYVPEPFRPGDYTVTETTNFLERNFQTGEEDTTTVYVEGPLHQDYALEALWRAGEDPPSSFVADGGHARETSIVTVIRSRAERDPEFAALVARNDRNDNGIPDDNLRAIYAALLDSPARDRALNYITDDYTSARIVYSVEADASQEAVTEDTRQVADRVRFEATATGGVIVLKAVSDVIGESAFRSLVIALVAAAAFLILVYAVLEGRPSLGLVNVLPIAVTVAALASTMRYLDIPFNVLTGTSLSIAIGLGIDYSAHLLHRFVEEYDGATDVDDALIETVRGTGGALTGSMLTTVSGLGVLWLAISPILGQFGLLIALSVLYSYLSSILVLPTTLVLWDRYVATGPGSDLALGDADPATD; from the coding sequence GTGGCACCGAGTATCGACGACATCCGGGTCGACTCCCAGCGGTTCGTCGACACCCTCGATTCGTGGATCGTCGACCGTCCCGGTCGCGTCATCCTCCTGTTCCTGCTCGTCTCCGGGCTGTTCGTCCTCGGCTTGGGCGGGGGCGGCACCGACTCCGGCACCGACCAGTTTACCGAGGACGTCCCCGCCGAGCAGGCGCTGCAGGCGGTCAACGACAACTTCGAGCGCGTCACCTTCGGCGACGACTCCGGGACGACGCAGTTGATCCAGTCGGGGGCGAACGTCCTCTCGAAGCCCGAACTGTTGCGGATGCTGGAGGCCCAACGACGCCTCGCCGACAAGCCGGACCTCAACGTCGAGCGGACGACGAGCGTCGCCCGCGCCGTCGCGCGGACCCTCGACCCGTCGGCGGATTCCATCGAGGACGAGATCAGGGCCGTCGAACGATCGACGCCCGGCGAGATCGATCGCGCGGTGCGGATGACCGTCGCCGACGATCCCGGGCTGCGGGCCCTCCTCAGCGACGATTACAACGCCCGATCGGCGTCGGCGTCGGCGACCATCGGTACCGTCTCCCACCGCCTCCCCGGCGGGGCGAGCGAGGGGCCAGGGACGAGCGGGTCGAGCCCCCTCACGTCGATCCAACTCCGCGCGGAGTATATCGTCTCGTCGGTGGGCGGTGACATCACCGTCTTCGGGAGCGGCATCACGAGCGAGGAACTGGGCAACGTCATCAACGACTCGCTCGGGCTGGTGATTCCGGCGGCGCTCGCGCTCATCCTCCTCTTCCTGATCGTCGCCTACCGCGATCCGGTCGACCTCCTGCTCGGACTCGTCTCGCTCGGCATGGCGATGCTCTGGACGTTCGGCTTCATGGGCCTCGCGGGCATCGCCTTCTCTCAGTTGCTGGTCGCCATCCCACCCCTACTGTTGGCAGTGGGCATCGACTTCGGCATTCACGCGATCAACCGCTACCGCGAGGAGCACGTGGGCGACGTGAGCGTCCGCGAGGCGATGCGGATCGCCACCGACCAGCTCGTCGTCGCCTTCTTCATCGTCACGGGGACGACCGTCCTCGGCTTCGCGGCCAACCTGAGCAGCGGTCTGAGCTCGATCCGCGAACTCGGCATCGTCGCCGCCGTCGGCATCGTCTTCACCTTCTTCGTGTTCGGCGTCTTCCTGCCGGCGACGAAGGTGTTCGCCGACCGCTGGCGCGAGCGCCTCGGCGTTCCCGAGTTCGGCTCGGCCGCGCTCGGCTCCGAGCAATCGCTGCTCGGCCGCGTCCTGCCCGTCGGCGTCTACATCGCCCGCGGAGCCCCCCGGCTATTCCTCGTCGTCATCCTCGTGTCGACGGCGGTGATGGGCCAGTACGGCGCCGGCGTCGACAGCCGGTTCACGGAGGACGACTTCCTCCCGCCCGAGGAACCGCCGGCGTATCTCGAATACGTTCCGGAGCCGTTCCGCCCCGGGGACTACACCGTCACCGAGACGACGAACTTCCTGGAGCGGAACTTCCAGACCGGCGAGGAGGACACCACGACCGTCTACGTCGAGGGGCCCTTACACCAGGACTACGCCCTCGAAGCGCTCTGGAGGGCTGGCGAGGACCCGCCGTCGAGTTTCGTCGCCGACGGCGGTCACGCCCGGGAGACGAGCATCGTGACCGTCATTCGGAGTCGGGCAGAGCGGGACCCCGAGTTCGCGGCACTGGTCGCGCGGAACGACCGGAACGACAACGGCATCCCCGACGACAACCTCCGGGCTATCTACGCCGCGCTGCTCGACTCGCCGGCGCGCGACCGGGCGCTGAACTACATCACCGACGACTACACGAGCGCCCGGATCGTCTACTCCGTCGAGGCCGACGCCTCACAGGAGGCGGTCACCGAGGACACCCGACAGGTGGCCGACCGGGTCCGCTTCGAAGCGACGGCCACCGGCGGCGTCATCGTTCTGAAGGCGGTGTCCGACGTGATCGGCGAGTCGGCGTTCCGCAGTCTCGTCATCGCGCTGGTCGCCGCGGCCGCCTTCCTGATCCTGGTGTACGCGGTCCTGGAGGGGCGCCCCTCGCTGGGGCTGGTGAACGTCCTCCCAATCGCCGTCACCGTCGCCGCCCTCGCCTCGACGATGCGCTATCTCGACATCCCCTTCAACGTCCTCACCGGGACGAGCCTCTCCATCGCCATCGGCCTCGGTATCGACTACTCGGCGCACCTCCTCCACCGGTTCGTCGAGGAGTACGACGGGGCGACGGACGTCGACGACGCCCTTATCGAAACCGTCCGCGGGACCGGCGGCGCCCTCACCGGGAGCATGCTGACGACCGTCTCCGGCCTCGGCGTGCTGTGGCTCGCCATCTCGCCGATCCTCGGCCAGTTCGGCCTGCTGATCGCACTGAGCGTCCTCTACTCGTACCTGTCGTCGATCCTCGTCCTCCCGACGACGCTCGTCCTCTGGGACCGGTACGTCGCGACCGGCCCCGGAAGCGACCTGGCGCTCGGCGACGCCGACCCGGCGACGGACTGA
- a CDS encoding COG1361 S-layer family protein has product MHAPHRNVLLAALVVVAAVAATGVVAGQSSSGTVIGRPTIDVYSSTAEVEPGTQTELDLVLSNDGRLSRGGPAEYEERVTTARGVAVDVESGDTPFEINTGRVAVGEVPRGTTTAGPISITVPEDADPGRYRIPVTVSYAYTVSVEYSSVGSPEYNDLTREETQYVTLRVRDQAQFEVVDTETTTQVGDTGTLAVELRNHGTRTARDASVVLSSSTDELTFSGSTSSTGYVGEWDPGTNETVEYTVDVGDDAALRNYSLSATVEYEDTDGIARSSNPVAVGLRPDREQSFALRETNASLRVGEDGQFAGTVVNRGPDTARQPVVVLSSSNPNVVIESNEYALETLEPDETGTFDFDVSVSDGASASTQQFNVSVRYRNQRGDVRRSDTLENRLRIEPQRDRFRVEATNRTVVAGGTTTLDIRVTNHGDEPLRDIEAKAFVQSPLASDDDEGIVSALDPGETATITIGLSTSGNALEKQYPVSLDFQYELPDGDTEVSRTYQVPVTVERRQSGGLPFLPITVSALAVVGVGLFVYRRRRTDAESEDGSA; this is encoded by the coding sequence ATGCACGCCCCACACCGCAACGTCCTCCTCGCCGCCCTCGTCGTCGTCGCCGCCGTCGCTGCGACGGGCGTCGTGGCCGGTCAGTCCTCGTCAGGGACCGTGATCGGTCGCCCGACCATCGACGTCTACAGCTCGACGGCGGAAGTCGAACCGGGAACGCAGACGGAGCTCGATCTGGTCCTCTCGAACGACGGCCGTCTGAGTCGCGGCGGACCGGCGGAGTACGAAGAGCGAGTCACCACCGCCCGCGGCGTCGCCGTCGACGTCGAGAGCGGCGACACCCCGTTCGAAATCAACACCGGCCGGGTCGCCGTCGGGGAGGTTCCCCGCGGCACCACCACGGCCGGCCCGATATCGATCACCGTCCCCGAGGACGCCGACCCCGGGCGATACCGGATCCCCGTCACCGTCTCCTACGCCTACACCGTGAGCGTCGAGTACAGCTCCGTGGGCTCCCCCGAGTACAACGACCTCACCCGCGAGGAGACCCAATACGTCACGCTCCGGGTGCGCGACCAGGCGCAGTTCGAGGTGGTCGACACCGAGACGACGACACAGGTCGGCGACACCGGAACCCTCGCCGTCGAACTCCGCAACCACGGGACGCGGACCGCCCGCGACGCGAGCGTCGTCCTCTCCTCGTCGACGGACGAACTCACCTTCAGCGGCTCCACCTCCTCGACGGGGTACGTCGGGGAGTGGGATCCCGGCACGAACGAGACGGTCGAGTACACCGTCGACGTCGGCGACGACGCGGCGCTCAGGAACTACAGCCTGAGCGCGACCGTCGAGTACGAGGATACGGACGGCATCGCGCGCTCCTCGAACCCGGTGGCGGTGGGGCTCCGTCCCGACCGCGAGCAGTCCTTCGCACTCCGGGAGACGAACGCATCCCTGCGGGTCGGCGAGGACGGGCAGTTCGCCGGCACCGTCGTCAACCGCGGCCCGGACACCGCCCGCCAACCCGTCGTCGTTCTCTCGTCGTCGAACCCGAACGTCGTGATCGAATCGAACGAGTACGCGCTCGAAACCCTCGAACCCGACGAGACCGGCACCTTCGACTTCGACGTGTCCGTGAGCGACGGCGCGAGCGCGAGCACCCAACAGTTCAACGTGAGCGTCCGCTACCGTAACCAGCGTGGCGACGTCCGCCGGAGCGACACGCTCGAAAACCGCCTCCGGATCGAGCCCCAGCGCGACCGGTTCCGCGTCGAGGCGACCAACCGGACCGTCGTCGCGGGCGGGACCACGACCCTCGACATCCGCGTGACCAACCACGGCGACGAACCGTTACGTGACATCGAGGCGAAGGCGTTCGTCCAGTCGCCGCTGGCGAGCGACGACGACGAGGGCATCGTCTCCGCGCTCGATCCCGGCGAGACGGCGACGATCACCATCGGCCTGAGCACGAGCGGGAACGCCCTCGAGAAGCAGTACCCCGTCTCGCTCGACTTCCAGTACGAACTCCCGGACGGCGACACGGAGGTGTCGCGGACCTATCAGGTGCCGGTGACGGTCGAACGGCGACAGAGCGGGGGCCTGCCATTCCTTCCCATCACCGTCAGCGCCCTCGCGGTCGTGGGCGTAGGGCTGTTCGTCTACCGGCGGCGGCGCACCGACGCCGAGAGCGAGGACGGGAGCGCCTGA
- a CDS encoding TetR/AcrR family transcriptional regulator, giving the protein MAFDSPFGSPADTRTSIMRATYDALIEHGYENLTIQRIGDEFPKSKSLIYRHYDGKDDVLVALLEFLLDHLKSQMPQPTTADAHDCLRNVLDFVLAPDLDAERAELTNVMVELRGQSPHNRVFREYFSANDRTFRRGLADIVERGIEEGVYRSVDPEPVAEFVLTTMSGATVRRATTEDVADVAAVRRELDAYLEARLLRAEESGLSRR; this is encoded by the coding sequence GTGGCGTTCGACTCCCCCTTCGGCTCCCCCGCGGACACGCGTACTTCGATCATGCGCGCCACCTACGACGCGTTGATCGAACACGGGTACGAGAACCTGACCATCCAGCGGATCGGGGACGAGTTCCCGAAGAGCAAGTCGCTCATCTACCGGCATTACGACGGCAAGGACGACGTCCTGGTCGCGTTGCTGGAGTTCCTGCTCGATCACCTCAAATCACAGATGCCACAGCCGACGACGGCGGACGCACACGACTGTCTCCGGAACGTGCTCGATTTCGTGCTCGCACCCGACCTCGACGCGGAGCGAGCCGAGCTCACGAACGTGATGGTGGAACTCCGGGGACAGTCGCCGCACAACCGGGTGTTCCGGGAGTACTTCTCGGCCAACGACCGCACCTTCCGACGCGGCCTCGCGGACATCGTGGAACGCGGTATCGAGGAGGGGGTCTATCGCTCGGTCGATCCGGAACCCGTCGCCGAGTTCGTCCTGACGACGATGAGCGGTGCGACGGTCCGCCGGGCGACGACGGAGGACGTCGCCGACGTCGCGGCCGTACGTCGGGAACTGGATGCGTATCTCGAAGCGCGGCTACTGCGGGCGGAGGAGAGCGGACTCAGTCGACGATGA